One genomic segment of Trueperaceae bacterium includes these proteins:
- the rpsL gene encoding 30S ribosomal protein S12, producing the protein MPTVNQLLRKGRKTLKKKNKTPALKGSPQRRGVCTAVKTQTPKKPNSALRKIARVRLSSGYEVTAYIPGEKHNLQEHSVVLIRGGRVKDLPGVRYHIVRGALDAQGVGVGRYVQRNQGRSKYGTKKPK; encoded by the coding sequence CTGCCTACGGTCAACCAGCTACTCCGCAAGGGTCGCAAGACCCTCAAGAAGAAGAACAAGACCCCCGCACTCAAGGGGAGCCCGCAGCGTCGTGGAGTCTGCACCGCGGTGAAGACCCAGACGCCGAAGAAGCCGAACTCGGCGCTTCGAAAGATAGCCCGTGTCCGCCTCTCGAGCGGCTACGAGGTCACCGCCTATATTCCCGGCGAGAAGCACAACCTGCAGGAGCACTCGGTCGTTCTAATCCGTGGCGGTCGTGTCAAGGACCTCCCAGGGGTTCGTTACCACATCGTCCGCGGCGCGCTCGACGCCCAGGGCGTGGGCGTTGGCCGCTACGTCCAGCGCAACCAGGGCCGTTCGAAGTACGGCACGAAGAAGCCCAAGTAA